One stretch of Cygnus olor isolate bCygOlo1 chromosome 1, bCygOlo1.pri.v2, whole genome shotgun sequence DNA includes these proteins:
- the SLC38A1 gene encoding sodium-coupled neutral amino acid transporter 1 isoform X2, whose product MPFKAGLELTELQNMTVPEDDNISNDSNDFTEVENGQINSKFISDRESRRSLTNSHLEKKKCDEYIPGTTSLGMSVFNLSNAIMGSGILGLAFALANTGILLFLLLLVSVTLLSIYSIYLLLMCSKETGCMVYEKLGEQVFGTPGKMIVFGSTSLQNVGAMLSYLFIVKNELPSAIKFLMGKEETFSAWYVDGRILVVIVTFGIILPLCLLKNLGYLGYTSGFSLSCMVFFLIVVIYKKFQIPCYELELNATSPILSNSSAYEHMCKPKYVIFNSKTVYALPTIAFAFVCHPSVLPIYSELKDRSQKKMQLVSNISFFAMFVMYFMTAIFGYLTFYDNVQSDLLHKYQSKDDILILTVRLAVIVAVILTVPVLFFTVRSSLFELARKTKFDLCRHVVVTFVLLVIINLLVIFIPTMKDIFGVVGVTSANMLIFILPSSLYLKITHQDGAKLTQRIWASLFLALGIMFSLVSIPLVIYDWVQSGGSAEGH is encoded by the exons ATGCCGTTCAAAGCTGGATTAGAACTGACTGAATTGCAGAATATGACTGTCCCTGAAGATGATAACATCAGCAATGATTCAAACGATTTCACAGAGGTGGAAAATGGCCAGATAAATAG CAAGTTTATTTCGGACCGAGAAAGCAGAAGAAGTCTCACAAACAGCCACCTGGAAAAGAAGAAGTGTGATGAATAT ATTCCAGGAACGACTTCTCTGGGAATGTCCGTCTTCAACCTCAGCAATGCCATCATGGGCAGTGGCATTCTAGGCCTCGCTTTTGCATTGGCCAACACAGgaattctccttttttt GCTGCTTTTGGTTTCCGTGACATTGCTGTCTATTTATTCAATATATCTCCTGTTGATGTGTTCAAAGGAAACAG GCTGCATGGTGTATGAAAAGCTTGGTGAGCAGGTCTTTGGCACCCCAGGGAAAATGATTGTCTTTGGATCTACATCTCTTCAGAATGTTGGAG CAATGTTGAGCTATCTCTTCATAGTCAAAAATGAGCTGCCTTCTGCCATAAAGTTTCtaatgggaaaagaagaaactttttc GGCATGGTACGTGGATGGGCGGATTCTTGTTGTTATAGTGACGTTTGGTATCATCCTCCCTTTATGTCTCCTTAAGAACTTAG ggTATCTTGGCTATACCAGTGGATTTTCATTAAGCTGCATGGTATTTTTCCTCATAGTG GTTATTTACAAGAAGTTTCAAATTCCCTGTTACGAATTGGAGCTAAATGCAACATCACCTATCCTATCAAATAGCTCAGCATATGAGCATATGTGTAAGCCAAAGTATGTTATCTTTAATTCCAAg ACTGTGTATGCTTTGCCCACCATCGCTTTCGCGTTTGTGTGCCACCCGTCAGTCCTTCCAATTTACAGCGAACTTAAAGA ccgttcacagaaaaaaatgcagttggtTTCAAATATCTCATTTTTTGCCATGTTTGTGATGTACTTTATGACTGCCATATTTGGCTATTTGACTTTCTATG ACAATGTGCAGTCAGATCTGCTTCACAAGTACCAGAGCAAAGATGACATCCTCATCCTGACAGTGCGCTTGGCTGTGATTGTTGCAGTTATACTCACAGTGCCGGTGCTGTTTTTCACT GTACGTTCATCATTATTTGAGCTGGcgaggaaaacaaaatttgactTATGCCGTCATGTTGTGGTTACTTTTGTCCTTTTGGTTATCATCAACCTGTTAGTCATTTTTATCCCGACCATGAAGGATATTTTTGGAGTCGTAG GTGTCACTTCTGCCAATATGCtgattttcattcttccttcatcattgtatttaaaaattacacatCAGGATGGAGCAAAACTGACTCAGAGGATTTGG gcttctcttttcttgGCACTGGGGATAATGTTTTCCCTAGTGAGCATCCCTTTGGTAATCTATGACTGGGTACAGTCAGGAGGCAGTGCCGAAGGCCACTGA
- the SLC38A1 gene encoding sodium-coupled neutral amino acid transporter 1 isoform X1 produces the protein MPFKAGLELTELQNMTVPEDDNISNDSNDFTEVENGQINSKFISDRESRRSLTNSHLEKKKCDEYIPGTTSLGMSVFNLSNAIMGSGILGLAFALANTGILLFLLLLVSVTLLSIYSIYLLLMCSKETGCMVYEKLGEQVFGTPGKMIVFGSTSLQNVGAMLSYLFIVKNELPSAIKFLMGKEETFSAWYVDGRILVVIVTFGIILPLCLLKNLGYLGYTSGFSLSCMVFFLIVVIYKKFQIPCYELELNATSPILSNSSAYEHMCKPKYVIFNSKTVYALPTIAFAFVCHPSVLPIYSELKDRSQKKMQLVSNISFFAMFVMYFMTAIFGYLTFYDNVQSDLLHKYQSKDDILILTVRLAVIVAVILTVPVLFFTVRSSLFELARKTKFDLCRHVVVTFVLLVIINLLVIFIPTMKDIFGVVGTVSWLCTANTKLLLISSIIIMVLATNKTHSFEFCRCHFCQYADFHSSFIIVFKNYTSGWSKTDSEDLGFSFLGTGDNVFPSEHPFGNL, from the exons ATGCCGTTCAAAGCTGGATTAGAACTGACTGAATTGCAGAATATGACTGTCCCTGAAGATGATAACATCAGCAATGATTCAAACGATTTCACAGAGGTGGAAAATGGCCAGATAAATAG CAAGTTTATTTCGGACCGAGAAAGCAGAAGAAGTCTCACAAACAGCCACCTGGAAAAGAAGAAGTGTGATGAATAT ATTCCAGGAACGACTTCTCTGGGAATGTCCGTCTTCAACCTCAGCAATGCCATCATGGGCAGTGGCATTCTAGGCCTCGCTTTTGCATTGGCCAACACAGgaattctccttttttt GCTGCTTTTGGTTTCCGTGACATTGCTGTCTATTTATTCAATATATCTCCTGTTGATGTGTTCAAAGGAAACAG GCTGCATGGTGTATGAAAAGCTTGGTGAGCAGGTCTTTGGCACCCCAGGGAAAATGATTGTCTTTGGATCTACATCTCTTCAGAATGTTGGAG CAATGTTGAGCTATCTCTTCATAGTCAAAAATGAGCTGCCTTCTGCCATAAAGTTTCtaatgggaaaagaagaaactttttc GGCATGGTACGTGGATGGGCGGATTCTTGTTGTTATAGTGACGTTTGGTATCATCCTCCCTTTATGTCTCCTTAAGAACTTAG ggTATCTTGGCTATACCAGTGGATTTTCATTAAGCTGCATGGTATTTTTCCTCATAGTG GTTATTTACAAGAAGTTTCAAATTCCCTGTTACGAATTGGAGCTAAATGCAACATCACCTATCCTATCAAATAGCTCAGCATATGAGCATATGTGTAAGCCAAAGTATGTTATCTTTAATTCCAAg ACTGTGTATGCTTTGCCCACCATCGCTTTCGCGTTTGTGTGCCACCCGTCAGTCCTTCCAATTTACAGCGAACTTAAAGA ccgttcacagaaaaaaatgcagttggtTTCAAATATCTCATTTTTTGCCATGTTTGTGATGTACTTTATGACTGCCATATTTGGCTATTTGACTTTCTATG ACAATGTGCAGTCAGATCTGCTTCACAAGTACCAGAGCAAAGATGACATCCTCATCCTGACAGTGCGCTTGGCTGTGATTGTTGCAGTTATACTCACAGTGCCGGTGCTGTTTTTCACT GTACGTTCATCATTATTTGAGCTGGcgaggaaaacaaaatttgactTATGCCGTCATGTTGTGGTTACTTTTGTCCTTTTGGTTATCATCAACCTGTTAGTCATTTTTATCCCGACCATGAAGGATATTTTTGGAGTCGTAGGTACAGTGTCCTGGCTTTGTACTGCTAATACAAAACTGTTGCTAATCAGCAGCATAATAATTATGGTGTTGGCAACTAATAAAACTCATTCATTTGAATTTTGCAGGTGTCACTTCTGCCAATATGCtgattttcattcttccttcatcattgtatttaaaaattacacatCAGGATGGAGCAAAACTGACTCAGAGGATTTGG gcttctcttttcttgGCACTGGGGATAATGTTTTCCCTAGTGAGCATCCCTTTGGTAATCTATGA